A single Ziziphus jujuba cultivar Dongzao chromosome 11, ASM3175591v1 DNA region contains:
- the LOC107434407 gene encoding uncharacterized protein LOC107434407 isoform X1 — MSGKASSSQSSVGLNGSGALSHVYIPYPPLRCCVPGSRGLFYDDGNKLLISPKSDQVFSWKTAPFAPSVTPNCDSISEGPILSIRYSLDGKLIAIQRSTTEIQFWHRESGQHFSEKCRPEAESILGFFWTDCPLGDIVIVKTSGWDLLAYKPESKSLQLMETRRLNVSWYVYTHESRLLLLASGMQCKTFNGFQLWSDKVANSCAQLSSAGIIRLPKFEMAMAKSEANNKPVLAVEDIFIVTVYGRIYCLQVDRVAMLLHLYRFYRDAVVQQGSLPIYSSKVAVSVVDNVLLVHQVDAKVVILYDVFADSRAPISAPLPLLLRSFPRSNSSGFRAYREGNESSESHVVNDHEVYGDNWTFLVPDLICDVANQFLWKIHLDLEAISASSSDVPSVLEFLQRRKLDASKAKQLCLSIVCTAILEHRPVTMVSRAIDVLVTSYAHSIKTGNHLKVIKSEKTSPSGVTHVGGPRSSADVSAIRVDALGKSIKHESSAAGVDGGSPNKSLTFSNSDSDDSASSGDRGKAVDAEPSGGEMQPSSFQFQHLGLGNNPLNANAYEQQESQLTSPAVSPDEIYRFIFAPAEEEMVGDPSYLVSIMVEFLRSANLEKVKVHPNLYVLTIQLLARGERYAELGLFVLNKILEPSKEVAMQLLESGRQNPQTRKLGLDMLRQLALHHDYVLLLVQDGYYLEALRYARKYKVTTVRPSLFLEAAFASNDWQHLAAVLRFFSDFIPGFRNTSDHSTYYRILNEMNSSIAASTF, encoded by the exons ATGTCTGGAAAAGCATCTAGTTCACAATCAAGTGTTGGTTTGAATGGTTCTGGTGCTTTGTCGCATGTTTATATCCCATATCCACCCCTAAGATGCTGTGTTCCTGGGTCAAGGGGTTTATTCTATGATGATGGAAATAAGTTACTAATATCCCCAAAATCCGACCAG GTCTTTTCCTGGAAGACTGCACCCTTTGCTCCTAGTGTTACTCCTAATTGCGATTCAATAAGTGAAGGGCCAATTCTATCTATCCGATATTCTTTAGATGGAAAGCTGATAGCAATTCAACGATCTACTACTGAGATCCAGTTTTGGCATAGAGAAAGTGGACAACATTTTAGTGAGAAGTGCAGGCCAGAGGCAGAAAGTATATTGGGATTCTTTTGGACAGATTGCCCATTGGGTGATATTGTAATCGTAAAGACCAG TGGGTGGGACTTGCTTGCTTACAAACCCGAATCAAAATCGCTTCAGTTGATGGAGACAAGGAGACTGAATGTGAGTTGGTATGTTTATACACATGAAAGTCGCTTGCTTCTTCTTGCTTCTGGAATGCAGTGCAAGACCTTCAATGGATTTCAG TTATGGTCTGACAAAGTTGCCAACTCTTGTGCTCAGCTATCATCTGCTGGGATTATTCGCTTACCAAAGTTCGAGATGGCAATGGCTAAATCTGAGGCTAACAATAAACCTGTCCTAGCTGTTGAAGATATATTTATTGTTACTGT TTATGGTAGAATATACTGCCTTCAGGTTGATAGGGTTGCAATGCTCCTACACTTGTATAGGTTTTACCGTGATGCTGTTGTACAACAG GGCTCTTTGCCAATTTATTCTAGCAAGGTTGCTGTCAGTGTGGTTGATAATGTACTGCTTGTTCATCAAGTTGATGCAAAAGTTGTCATACTGTATGACGTATTTGCAGATTCTCGAGCACCCATATCTGCCCCACTTCCTTTGTTGTTGAGAAGTTTCCCCAGGTCCAATTCTTCTGGCTTTCGAGCATATAGGGAAGGTAATGAAAGTTCTGAGTCTCATGTTGTAAATGATCATGAAGTCTATGGAGATAATTGGACTTTTCTTGTTCCTGATCTCATATGTGATGTTGCCAATCAATTTCTGTGGAAGATTCATCTGGACTTGGAG GCAATTTCTGCCAGCAGCTCAGATGTGCCATCAGTACTAGAATTCTTACAGAGGCGGAAGTTGGATGCCAGTAAA GCTAAACAATTGTGCTTGTCAATAGTATGCACTGCGATTCTAGAACACAGACCTGTCACTATGGTTTCCAGGGCTATAGATGTTCTAGTGACCTCCTATGCCCACTCAATTAAGACAGGGAACCATCTTAAGGTGATAAAATCCGAGAAGACATCACCTTCAGGTGTGACACATGTTGGAGGCCCTAGATCAAGTGCTGATGTATCTGCGATTAGAGTAGATGCTCTTGGAAAATCCATCAAGCATGAATCATCTGCTGCTGGAGTGGATGGTGGATCACCCAATAAATCTTTAACTTTTTCAAATTCAGACTCTGATGACAGTGCAAGTTCTGGAGACAGAGGAAAGGCAGTTGATGCTGAACCTTCTGGTGGTGAAATGCAGCCATCATCTTTTCAATTTCAGCATCTTGGACTTGGTAACAACCCATTGAATGCAAATGCTTATGAGCAGCAGGAATCTCAACTTACTTCTCCAGCAGTTTCGCCTGATGAGATTTATCGTTTTATTTTTGCTCCTGCTGAAGAAGAGATGGTTGGAGATCCTTCTTACTTGGTTTCAATCATGGTTGAGTTTCTTCGTAG TGCCAATTTGGAAAAGGTTAAAGTGCATCCTAATCTGTATGTTTTGACTATACAACTTCTAGCTCGGGGTGAGCGATATGCAGAACTTGGGTTGTTTGTCTTAAACAAG ATTCTTGAACCATCTAAAGAAGTTGCAATGCAACTCCTAGAGTCTGGCCGTCAAAATCCCCAAACAAGGAAGTTGGGTCTAGACATGCTAAGGCAGCTCGCCTTACATCATGACTATGTATTATTACTGGTCCAAGATGGATATTATCTGGAAGCTTTACGGTATGCAAGGAAGTACAAG GTCACTACTGTACGTCCTTCGTTGTTTCTTGAGGCGGCGTTTGCCTCGAATGACTGGCAACATCTAGCTGCAGTTCTGAGATTCTTTTCAGATTTTATTCCCGGCTTCAGAAACACATCGGATCACAGTACCTACTACCGCATTCTCAATGAGATGAACTCATCCATTGCTGCCTCAACTTTCTGA
- the LOC107434407 gene encoding uncharacterized protein LOC107434407 isoform X2, which yields MSGKASSSQSSVGLNGSGALSHVYIPYPPLRCCVPGSRGLFYDDGNKLLISPKSDQVFSWKTAPFAPSVTPNCDSISEGPILSIRYSLDGKLIAIQRSTTEIQFWHRESGQHFSEKCRPEAESILGFFWTDCPLGDIVIVKTSGWDLLAYKPESKSLQLMETRRLNVSWYVYTHESRLLLLASGMQCKTFNGFQLSSAGIIRLPKFEMAMAKSEANNKPVLAVEDIFIVTVYGRIYCLQVDRVAMLLHLYRFYRDAVVQQGSLPIYSSKVAVSVVDNVLLVHQVDAKVVILYDVFADSRAPISAPLPLLLRSFPRSNSSGFRAYREGNESSESHVVNDHEVYGDNWTFLVPDLICDVANQFLWKIHLDLEAISASSSDVPSVLEFLQRRKLDASKAKQLCLSIVCTAILEHRPVTMVSRAIDVLVTSYAHSIKTGNHLKVIKSEKTSPSGVTHVGGPRSSADVSAIRVDALGKSIKHESSAAGVDGGSPNKSLTFSNSDSDDSASSGDRGKAVDAEPSGGEMQPSSFQFQHLGLGNNPLNANAYEQQESQLTSPAVSPDEIYRFIFAPAEEEMVGDPSYLVSIMVEFLRSANLEKVKVHPNLYVLTIQLLARGERYAELGLFVLNKILEPSKEVAMQLLESGRQNPQTRKLGLDMLRQLALHHDYVLLLVQDGYYLEALRYARKYKVTTVRPSLFLEAAFASNDWQHLAAVLRFFSDFIPGFRNTSDHSTYYRILNEMNSSIAASTF from the exons ATGTCTGGAAAAGCATCTAGTTCACAATCAAGTGTTGGTTTGAATGGTTCTGGTGCTTTGTCGCATGTTTATATCCCATATCCACCCCTAAGATGCTGTGTTCCTGGGTCAAGGGGTTTATTCTATGATGATGGAAATAAGTTACTAATATCCCCAAAATCCGACCAG GTCTTTTCCTGGAAGACTGCACCCTTTGCTCCTAGTGTTACTCCTAATTGCGATTCAATAAGTGAAGGGCCAATTCTATCTATCCGATATTCTTTAGATGGAAAGCTGATAGCAATTCAACGATCTACTACTGAGATCCAGTTTTGGCATAGAGAAAGTGGACAACATTTTAGTGAGAAGTGCAGGCCAGAGGCAGAAAGTATATTGGGATTCTTTTGGACAGATTGCCCATTGGGTGATATTGTAATCGTAAAGACCAG TGGGTGGGACTTGCTTGCTTACAAACCCGAATCAAAATCGCTTCAGTTGATGGAGACAAGGAGACTGAATGTGAGTTGGTATGTTTATACACATGAAAGTCGCTTGCTTCTTCTTGCTTCTGGAATGCAGTGCAAGACCTTCAATGGATTTCAG CTATCATCTGCTGGGATTATTCGCTTACCAAAGTTCGAGATGGCAATGGCTAAATCTGAGGCTAACAATAAACCTGTCCTAGCTGTTGAAGATATATTTATTGTTACTGT TTATGGTAGAATATACTGCCTTCAGGTTGATAGGGTTGCAATGCTCCTACACTTGTATAGGTTTTACCGTGATGCTGTTGTACAACAG GGCTCTTTGCCAATTTATTCTAGCAAGGTTGCTGTCAGTGTGGTTGATAATGTACTGCTTGTTCATCAAGTTGATGCAAAAGTTGTCATACTGTATGACGTATTTGCAGATTCTCGAGCACCCATATCTGCCCCACTTCCTTTGTTGTTGAGAAGTTTCCCCAGGTCCAATTCTTCTGGCTTTCGAGCATATAGGGAAGGTAATGAAAGTTCTGAGTCTCATGTTGTAAATGATCATGAAGTCTATGGAGATAATTGGACTTTTCTTGTTCCTGATCTCATATGTGATGTTGCCAATCAATTTCTGTGGAAGATTCATCTGGACTTGGAG GCAATTTCTGCCAGCAGCTCAGATGTGCCATCAGTACTAGAATTCTTACAGAGGCGGAAGTTGGATGCCAGTAAA GCTAAACAATTGTGCTTGTCAATAGTATGCACTGCGATTCTAGAACACAGACCTGTCACTATGGTTTCCAGGGCTATAGATGTTCTAGTGACCTCCTATGCCCACTCAATTAAGACAGGGAACCATCTTAAGGTGATAAAATCCGAGAAGACATCACCTTCAGGTGTGACACATGTTGGAGGCCCTAGATCAAGTGCTGATGTATCTGCGATTAGAGTAGATGCTCTTGGAAAATCCATCAAGCATGAATCATCTGCTGCTGGAGTGGATGGTGGATCACCCAATAAATCTTTAACTTTTTCAAATTCAGACTCTGATGACAGTGCAAGTTCTGGAGACAGAGGAAAGGCAGTTGATGCTGAACCTTCTGGTGGTGAAATGCAGCCATCATCTTTTCAATTTCAGCATCTTGGACTTGGTAACAACCCATTGAATGCAAATGCTTATGAGCAGCAGGAATCTCAACTTACTTCTCCAGCAGTTTCGCCTGATGAGATTTATCGTTTTATTTTTGCTCCTGCTGAAGAAGAGATGGTTGGAGATCCTTCTTACTTGGTTTCAATCATGGTTGAGTTTCTTCGTAG TGCCAATTTGGAAAAGGTTAAAGTGCATCCTAATCTGTATGTTTTGACTATACAACTTCTAGCTCGGGGTGAGCGATATGCAGAACTTGGGTTGTTTGTCTTAAACAAG ATTCTTGAACCATCTAAAGAAGTTGCAATGCAACTCCTAGAGTCTGGCCGTCAAAATCCCCAAACAAGGAAGTTGGGTCTAGACATGCTAAGGCAGCTCGCCTTACATCATGACTATGTATTATTACTGGTCCAAGATGGATATTATCTGGAAGCTTTACGGTATGCAAGGAAGTACAAG GTCACTACTGTACGTCCTTCGTTGTTTCTTGAGGCGGCGTTTGCCTCGAATGACTGGCAACATCTAGCTGCAGTTCTGAGATTCTTTTCAGATTTTATTCCCGGCTTCAGAAACACATCGGATCACAGTACCTACTACCGCATTCTCAATGAGATGAACTCATCCATTGCTGCCTCAACTTTCTGA
- the LOC107434406 gene encoding kinesin-like protein KIN-7K, chloroplastic, with product MVMASRQGSRSKRLGSSSSKAVHSHSSSTTSSSKKFLETSIDGQSSPASSSARSKPQYFYSESLPVDVGRSKENVTVTVRFRPLSPREIRQGEEIAWYADGETIVRNEHNPSVAYAYDRVFGPTTTTRHVYDVAAQHVVSGAMEGVNGTIFAYGVTSSGKTHTMHGDQRSPGIIPLAVKDAFSIIQETPNREFLLRVSYLEIYNEVVNDLLNPAGQNLRIREDAQGTFVEGIKEEVVLSPAHALSLIAAGEEHRHVGSTNFNLLSSRSHTIFTLTIESSPCGENSEGEAVNLSQLNLIDLAGSESSKAETTGVRRKEGSYINKSLLTLGTVISKLTDGRAAHIPYRDSKLTRLLQSSLSGHGRVSLICTVTPSSSSSEETHNTLKFAHRAKHIEIQAAQNKIIDEKSLIKKYQNEIRSLKEELEQLKRGIVTVPQLKDTGENDIILLKQKLEDGQVKLQSRLEQEEEAKAALLSRIQRLTKLILVSTKASQSTRFPHRPGHRRRHSFGEEELAYLPYKRRDLILDDESIEFYVPLEGNAEIADDTTKEEKKTKKHGLLNWLKLRKRDGGLGALSSPRDKSSGTKSVSTPSTPQAESGNFNSESRLSHSFPVESPPSADVLSETIEDREVHQDNFLGEETPLTSIKSIDHIDLLREQQKILSGEVALHSSALKRLSEEAARNPQKDQINVDMRKLKDEIKAKNEQIALLEKQIADSMNASHNKIDSLEISHSIAELEEQLNEKSFELEVKAADNRVIQEQLKEKICECEGLQETVASLKQQLSEALELRNFSPVVSYSKQLTETKSLHAELCAEKQNAALKDTNDKLLLQEKENMIEELKQKVTELTLSKEQLEAQNQKLAEESSYAKGLASAAAVELKALSEEVAKLMNQNERLSAELAASKNSPTQRRTSGMVRNGRRESHIKRNDQVGSVLEIKKELAMSRERELSYEAALSEKDQREADLQRKVEESKQREAYLENELANMWVLVAKLKKSQGAETEVSESRRETKRADDFGF from the exons ATGGTAATGGCGTCAAGACAAGGATCGAGATCAAAAAGATTGGGTTCGAGTAGTTCGAAAGCTGTTCATTCTCATTCATCTTCGACAACATCGTCTTCAAAAAAATTCCTAGAAACATCTATTGATGGTCAAAGCTCTCCTGCATCTTCTTCAGCTCGAAGTAAGCCACAATACTTCTACTCTGAAAGTTTACCAGTGGATGTGGGGAGATCAAAAGAAAATGTCACAGTAACAGTTCGCTTTCGTCCTCTCAG TCCAAGGGAAATTCGCCAAGGAGAGGAGATTGCATGGTATGCAGATGGAGAAACAATTGTGCGGAATGAGCATAATCCATCAGTAGCATATGCATATG ATAGGGTGTTTGGGCCTACAACCACAACTCGTCATGTTTATGATGTTGCTGCACAGCATGTGGTTAGCGGTGCAATGGAAGGCGTCAATG GTACAATTTTCGCATATGGGGTGACGAGCAGTGGGAAGACTCATACTATGCAC GGTGATCAAAGGTCTCCTGGAATTATACCACTGGCTGTGAAGGATGCTTTTAGTATAATTCAAGAG ACTCCAAACCGAGAGTTTCTTCTCCGAGTCTCGTACTTGGAAATCTATAATGAG GTTGTTAATGACTTGTTGAATCCAGCAGgacaaaatttacgaattagaGAGGATGCACAG GGCACCTTTGTTGAAGGAATAAAGGAAGAAGTTGTACTTTCCCCAGCTCATGCCCTTTCTCTTATAGCAGCAGGAGAAG AGCACAGACATGTCGGGTCTACAAATTTCAATTTACTCAGTAGCAGGAGCCACACAATATTTACATTG ACGATAGAGAGTAGCCCATGTGGTGAAAATAGTGAAGGGGAAGCTGTAAATTTGTCTCAATTG AACCTCATCGATCTGGCAGGTTCTGAGAGCTCCAAAGCTGAAACTACTGGTGTGAGACGAAAAGAAGGATCTTACATTAACAAAAGCCTGCTAACTCTTGGCACG GTTATTTCAAAGTTAACAGATGGGAGGGCTGCTCATATACCATACCGAGACTCCAAATTGACTAGACTCCTCCAGTCTTCATTAAGTGGCCATGGGCGTGTATCT CTTATCTGCACTGTTACCCCTTCCTCAAGTAGTTCAGAAGAGACTCATAATACATTAAAATTCGCACATCGGGCAAAACATATTGAGATTCAAGCAGCACAAAacaag ATTATTGATGAGAAGTcacttataaaaaaatatcaaaatgagaTTCGTTCATTAAAGGAAGAGTTGGAACAGTTGAAGCGGGGTATTGTTACTGTTCCTCAACTGAAAGATACTGGAGAAAATGATATTATcctcctaaaacaaaag CTAGAAGATGGTCAAGTCAAGCTGCAATCAAGAttggaacaagaagaagaagctaaaGCTGCTTTATTAAGCAGAATTCAACGATTGACAAAACTAATCTTGGTGTCCACAAAAGCATCACAATCGACACGATTTCCTCACAGACCTGGTCATAGGAGAAGACATTCTTTTGGGGAAGAGGAG CTTGCTTACCTACCATACAAAAGGCGGGACTTGATCTTGGATGATGAAAGCATTGAGTTCTATGTGCCTCTTGAGGGGAATGCCGAAATTGCTGAtgatacaacaaaggaggagaAAAAAACCAAGAAGCATGGACTGTTAAACTGGTTGAAGCTACGG AAACGAGATGGTGGTTTGGGGGCTTTGTCAAGTCCAAGAGATAAATCAAGTGGCACAAAGTCTGTGAGTACACCTTCGACACCACAAGCAGAAAGTGGCAATTTTAATTCAGAATCCAGACTTTCCCATTCTTTCCCTGTGGAGAGCCCTCCATCTGCAGATGTTTTATCTGAAACTATAGAGGATAGAGAAGTTCACCAAGATAATTTCTTGGGAGAAGAAACACCTTTG acaAGCATAAAATCAATCGATCACATAGATCTCCTTAGAGAGCAGCAAAAAATCTTGTCTGGAGAGGTGGCACTCCATTCAAGTGCTTTGAAGCGGTTGTCTGAAGAGGCAGCAAGAAACCCCCAGAAGGACCAAATCAAT GTGGATATGAGGAAGTTAAAAGATGAAATCAAGGCAAAGAATGAACAAATAGCTTTACTAGAAAAGCAAATTGCTGATTCCATGAATGCCTCACACAACAAAATTGATTCATTGGAAATTTCTCAC TCTATTGCTGAACTAGAGGAACAGTTGAATGAGAAGTCCTTTGAACTTGAG GTTAAAGCTGCTGACAATCGTGTAATTCAGGAGCAACTGAAAGAAAAG ATTTGTGAATGTGAAGGATTGCAGGAAACAGTTGCCTCCTTGAAGCAGCAGCTCTCTGAGGCATTAGAATTGAGAAATTTCAGCCCTGTAGTCAGTTATTCAAAACAACTTACTGAAACAAAAAGCTTGCATGCTGAACTGTGTgcagaaaaacaaaatgcagCGCTGAAAGACACAAATGACAAGCTTCTTTTGCAAGAAAAG GAAAATATGATTGAAGAACTGAAGCAGAAGGTGACTGAACTAACATTGTCAAAAGAACAGCTAGAAGCCCAGAACCAGAAACTGGCAGAGGAGAGTTCGTATGCCAAAGGTTTAGCCTCAGCTGCTGCTGTAGAGCTCAAAGCATTATCAGAAGAAGTTGCTAAACTCATGAATCAAAACGAGAGACTGTCTGCTGAGCTGGCAGCATCCAAAAACTCCCCCACCCAGCGTAGAACTAGTGGCATGGTCCGGAATGGCAGGAGAGAGAGTCATATCAAACGGAATGACCAAGTTGGGTCTGTcttggaaataaagaaagaactAGCCATGAGCCGGGAAAGAGAGCTTTCATATGAGGCTGCTCTCTCGGAGAAGGATCAGAGAGAGGCAGACCTTCAAAGAAAGGTTGAGGAATCTAAACAAAGAGAAGCATATCTAGAAAATGAACTTGCCAATATGTGGGTTCTTGTGGCAAAGTTGAAGAAATCCCAAGGAGCTGAAACTGAAGTTTCTGAATCAAGAAGAGAGACTAAGCGAGCTGATGATTTTGGGTTTTGA
- the LOC132799100 gene encoding probable pectin methylesterase CGR3: FLCTVEVQRAIPILAKAYGDSMHKILHVGLDTCSVVSKLLKEKETEASGVEPYDIEDADRNCKALVKKGIVPVADIKFPLPYRPKSFSLVIVSDALEYLSPRYLKKTLPDLARVSIDGLVIFTGSPGHRKAKVSESKYGRVAKMRSSSWWVKYFVQTSLEENEATIKKFEHAATKMSYVSKCQIFYLMPFH; this comes from the exons TTTTTATGCACGGTGGAGGTCCAACGAGCAATTCCCATTCTAGCAAAAGCATATGGTGACAGCATGCACAAAATTCTGCATGTTGGCCTTGATACTTGTTCAGTGGTTTCTAAATTGCTAAAGGAGAAAGAAACTGAAGCCTCGGGTGTGGAACCATATGACATAGAGGATGCTGATAGAAACTGCAAAGCTCTTGTGAAGAAAGGCATTGTGCCTGTTGCCGACATCAAGTTTCCACTTCCATACAGGCCAAAATCATTTTCTCTTGTAATTGTTTCAGATGCATTGGAATATTTGTCTCCTAGGTACCTTAAAAAGACCCTCCCAGATCTGGCAAGGGTATCTATTGATGGGCTTGTGATCTTTACAG GCTCTCCTGGTCATCGGAAAGCTAAAGTTTCAGAATCCAAATATGGAAGGGTG GCTAAGATGAGGAGTTCATCCTGGTGGGTCAAGTATTTTGTTCAGACTAGCTTGGAGGAGAATGAAGCTACTATCAAGAAGTTTGAGCATGCAGCGACAAAGATGTCATATGTCTCAAAATGCCAAATTTTTTACCTTATGCCATTCCAttaa